In a single window of the Streptomyces sp. HUAS ZL42 genome:
- a CDS encoding DUF4365 domain-containing protein — MAIAQPERGGLLPERTGPRRGTLATTACMETLQVGYLHAVAAAAGCSLSQPFPDNGIDWHVSHSAPGHTVDDEVTIKVQLKCTYQIPPNPPGRFFSFTLDNGHLAKLARTPVSVHKILVVMLVPRSQDDWLRASHDRLDLRHCCYWVNLAGHPITGRHRTTVRIPTSRIFDDRALCEIMTRVGTGGRP; from the coding sequence ATGGCGATAGCGCAGCCCGAGCGGGGCGGGCTGCTGCCCGAACGTACGGGCCCCCGTCGCGGCACACTCGCCACCACCGCCTGCATGGAGACACTGCAGGTGGGCTATCTGCACGCCGTCGCGGCGGCCGCGGGGTGTTCGCTGTCCCAGCCGTTTCCCGACAACGGCATCGACTGGCACGTCAGCCACAGCGCGCCCGGGCACACCGTCGACGACGAGGTGACCATCAAGGTGCAGCTCAAGTGCACGTACCAGATCCCGCCGAACCCGCCTGGCCGGTTCTTCTCCTTCACGCTCGACAACGGCCATCTGGCGAAGCTCGCCCGCACGCCCGTCTCGGTGCACAAGATCCTCGTCGTGATGCTCGTCCCCCGCTCGCAGGACGACTGGCTGCGTGCCAGCCACGACCGGCTCGATCTGCGGCACTGCTGCTACTGGGTCAACCTCGCGGGCCACCCGATCACGGGCCGGCACCGGACCACCGTGCGGATACCGACCTCACGCATCTTCGACGACCGGGCGCTGTGCGAGATCATGACGCGGGTCGGGACGGGAGGCAGGCCATGA
- the thrS gene encoding threonine--tRNA ligase: MSDVRVIIQRDSEREERTVTTGTTAADLFAGERSIIAARVGGELKDLSYELEDGQTVEGVEISSEDGLNILRHSTAHVMAQAVQELFPEAKLGIGPPVKDGFYYDFDVEKPFTPEDLRAIEKKMQEIQKRGQRFSRRAVTDEAAREELADEPYKLELIGIKGSASSDDGADVEVGAGELTIYDNLDARTGELCWKDLCRGPHLPSTRNIPAFKLMRNAAAYWRGSEKNPMLQRIYGTAWPSKDELKAYLDFLAEAEKRDHRKLGSELDLFSIPEQIGSGLAVFHPKGGIVRRVMEDYSRRRHEEEGYEFVYTPHATKGKLFETSGHLDWYAEGMYPPMQLDEGVDYYLKPMNCPMHNLIFDARGRSYRELPLRLFEFGTVYRYEKSGVVHGLTRARGFTQDDAHIYCTREQMSEELDKTLTFVLGLLRDYGLTDFYLELSTKDPEKFVGSDEVWEEATETLRQVAEKQGLPLVPDPGGAAFYGPKISVQTKDAIGRTWQMSTIQLDFNLPERFDLEYTSADGSKQRPVMIHRALFGSIERFFAVLLEHYAGAFPAWLAPVQAIGIPIGDGHVEYLEKFAAAAKKKGLRVEVDSSSDRMQKKIRNAQKQKVPFMVIAGDEDMSGGSVSFRYRDGSQENGIPFDEAIEKIVKVVEERAQV, translated from the coding sequence GTGTCAGACGTCCGTGTGATCATCCAACGCGATTCCGAGCGGGAAGAGCGCACGGTGACGACGGGCACTACGGCCGCCGACCTCTTCGCCGGCGAGCGCTCGATCATCGCCGCGCGGGTGGGCGGCGAGCTCAAGGACCTCTCGTACGAGCTCGAGGACGGCCAGACCGTCGAGGGCGTCGAGATCTCCTCCGAGGACGGCCTGAACATCCTGCGCCACTCCACCGCGCACGTCATGGCGCAGGCCGTGCAGGAGCTCTTCCCCGAGGCCAAGCTCGGCATCGGCCCGCCCGTCAAGGACGGCTTCTACTACGACTTCGACGTCGAGAAGCCGTTCACGCCCGAGGATCTCAGGGCCATCGAGAAGAAGATGCAGGAGATCCAGAAGCGCGGCCAGCGCTTCTCGCGCCGCGCCGTCACCGACGAGGCCGCACGCGAGGAGCTGGCGGACGAGCCGTACAAGCTGGAGCTGATCGGCATCAAGGGCTCGGCCTCCTCCGACGACGGCGCGGACGTCGAGGTCGGCGCCGGTGAGCTGACGATCTACGACAACCTGGACGCCAGGACCGGCGAACTGTGCTGGAAGGACCTCTGCCGCGGTCCCCACCTGCCCTCCACCCGGAACATCCCGGCGTTCAAGCTGATGCGCAACGCGGCCGCCTACTGGCGCGGCAGCGAGAAGAACCCCATGCTCCAGCGCATCTACGGCACCGCCTGGCCGTCCAAGGACGAGCTCAAGGCGTACCTCGACTTCCTCGCCGAGGCCGAGAAGCGCGACCACCGCAAGCTGGGCAGCGAGCTCGACCTGTTCTCCATCCCGGAGCAGATCGGCTCCGGCCTCGCCGTCTTCCACCCCAAGGGCGGCATCGTCCGCCGCGTGATGGAGGACTACTCGCGCCGCCGGCACGAGGAGGAGGGCTACGAGTTCGTCTACACCCCGCACGCGACGAAGGGGAAGCTCTTCGAGACGTCCGGGCACCTGGACTGGTACGCCGAGGGCATGTACCCGCCCATGCAGCTCGACGAGGGCGTGGACTACTACCTCAAGCCCATGAACTGCCCGATGCACAACCTGATCTTCGACGCGCGCGGCCGCTCGTACCGTGAACTGCCGCTGCGCCTCTTCGAGTTCGGGACCGTGTACCGGTACGAGAAGTCGGGCGTCGTGCACGGCCTGACCCGCGCCCGCGGCTTCACCCAGGACGACGCGCACATCTACTGCACCCGCGAGCAGATGTCGGAGGAGCTCGACAAGACGCTCACCTTCGTCCTCGGCCTGCTGCGCGACTACGGCCTGACCGACTTCTACCTGGAGCTGTCCACCAAGGACCCGGAGAAGTTCGTCGGCTCGGACGAGGTCTGGGAGGAGGCCACGGAGACCCTCCGCCAGGTCGCCGAGAAGCAGGGCCTGCCCCTGGTTCCCGACCCGGGCGGTGCCGCCTTCTACGGCCCGAAGATCTCCGTCCAGACCAAGGACGCCATCGGCCGCACCTGGCAGATGTCGACCATCCAGCTCGACTTCAACCTGCCCGAGCGCTTCGACCTTGAGTACACGTCGGCCGACGGCTCCAAGCAGCGTCCGGTCATGATCCACCGGGCCTTGTTCGGCTCGATCGAGCGGTTCTTCGCGGTGCTGCTCGAGCACTACGCGGGCGCCTTCCCGGCATGGCTGGCGCCGGTCCAGGCGATCGGCATCCCGATCGGTGACGGGCACGTCGAGTACCTGGAGAAGTTCGCCGCCGCGGCCAAGAAGAAGGGGCTGCGGGTCGAGGTGGACTCCTCCTCCGACCGCATGCAGAAGAAGATCCGCAACGCCCAGAAGCAGAAGGTGCCGTTCATGGTCATCGCGGGCGACGAGGACATGTCGGGCGGGTCGGTCTCCTTCCGCTACCGCGACGGCTCGCAGGAGAACGGCATCCCGTTCGACGAGGCCATCGAGAAGATCGTGAAGGTCGTCGAGGAGCGGGCGCAGGTCTGA
- a CDS encoding potassium channel family protein, whose translation MDDETRTARWERRMRTPLAVASLLFLVSYAVRVLGEGLPGPVRDLCLAVTYASWALFIVDYGVRWRLSGERLGYVHRHWLDTVVALLPLLRPVRIVRIYEGVEERRQEEPRLALQARVMLYAGLSSALLGFGAALSVYHVEHTAPDASIRTFGDALWWASATLATVGYGDVVPVTVLGRLIAVVLMGCGIALLGAVTGSFSSYLMQRFARAGDDVGPPES comes from the coding sequence ATGGACGACGAGACCCGTACGGCTCGCTGGGAGCGGCGGATGCGGACGCCGCTCGCGGTGGCGTCGCTGCTGTTTCTCGTCTCGTACGCGGTGCGGGTCCTGGGAGAGGGGCTGCCCGGGCCGGTGCGCGATCTGTGTCTGGCGGTGACGTACGCGTCCTGGGCGCTGTTCATCGTGGACTACGGCGTGCGCTGGCGGCTCAGCGGCGAAAGGCTGGGCTATGTGCACCGGCACTGGCTGGACACGGTGGTCGCGCTGCTGCCCCTGCTGCGGCCGGTGCGCATCGTGAGGATCTACGAAGGTGTGGAGGAGCGTCGCCAGGAAGAGCCCCGGCTCGCTCTCCAGGCACGGGTGATGTTGTACGCGGGTCTGTCGTCCGCCCTGCTCGGCTTCGGCGCCGCCCTCTCCGTGTACCACGTCGAGCACACGGCCCCGGACGCGTCGATCCGCACGTTCGGCGACGCGCTGTGGTGGGCGTCCGCCACGCTGGCGACCGTGGGCTACGGCGACGTCGTCCCGGTGACCGTGCTGGGGCGGCTGATCGCGGTGGTGCTGATGGGTTGCGGCATCGCCCTGCTCGGGGCGGTGACGGGTTCGTTCTCGTCGTATCTGATGCAGCGGTTCGCGCGCGCGGGAGACGACGTGGGGCCCCCGGAGAGCTGA
- a CDS encoding HIT domain-containing protein, producing MTSEPEQQWGVGIQDAFQRLWTPHRMAYIQGENKPTGPGAEDGCPFCSIPAKSDEDGLIVRRGEQVYAVLNLYPYNGGHLMTVPYRHVADYTDLTEAETAELAELTKQAMTALRTASGAHGFNVGMNQGTVAGAGIAAHLHQHIVPRWGGDTNFMPVVGHTRVLPQLLADTRKMLAEAWPS from the coding sequence ATGACGAGTGAGCCGGAGCAGCAGTGGGGAGTGGGGATCCAGGACGCCTTCCAGCGACTGTGGACCCCCCACCGGATGGCCTACATCCAGGGTGAGAACAAGCCGACCGGCCCCGGTGCCGAGGACGGCTGCCCCTTCTGCTCGATCCCGGCCAAGTCCGACGAGGACGGGCTGATCGTCAGGCGCGGAGAGCAGGTCTACGCCGTGCTGAACCTGTACCCGTACAACGGCGGTCACCTGATGACGGTGCCCTACCGGCATGTCGCCGACTACACCGACCTGACCGAGGCGGAGACCGCCGAGCTCGCCGAACTGACCAAGCAGGCGATGACCGCCCTGCGCACCGCCTCCGGCGCGCACGGCTTCAACGTCGGCATGAACCAGGGCACGGTGGCGGGCGCCGGCATCGCCGCCCACCTCCACCAGCACATCGTGCCCCGCTGGGGCGGCGACACGAACTTCATGCCGGTCGTCGGCCACACGAGGGTGCTGCCGCAACTGCTGGCGGACACACGGAAGATGCTGGCGGAGGCCTGGCCTTCGTAA